A genomic window from Flavobacterium phycosphaerae includes:
- a CDS encoding YqgE/AlgH family protein — MISEKLKKGQLLIAEPSIIGDLSFNRSVILLADHNKEGSVGFILNKPLKYAIRDLLPEIDSKFKIYNGGPVEQDNLYFIHNVPHLIPNSVEISNGIFWGGDFELTKELINTGIIKKKNIRFFLGYTGWDAEQLENEMQASSWILSKNIYENNILGKASVHFWKEKIIELGGEYLIWSNAPENPILN; from the coding sequence ATGATCTCAGAAAAATTAAAAAAAGGTCAATTATTAATAGCCGAACCGTCTATTATAGGTGATTTGTCTTTTAACAGATCTGTGATTTTATTGGCCGATCACAACAAAGAAGGTTCGGTGGGTTTTATCTTGAACAAACCTTTAAAATATGCCATCAGGGATTTACTTCCTGAAATTGATTCCAAATTCAAAATTTATAATGGTGGTCCTGTAGAACAAGACAATTTATATTTTATTCACAATGTACCACATTTGATTCCGAATAGCGTTGAGATTTCAAATGGGATTTTTTGGGGAGGCGATTTTGAATTAACCAAAGAATTAATCAACACCGGCATCATCAAGAAAAAAAACATTCGCTTTTTCTTAGGCTACACCGGCTGGGATGCAGAGCAGTTAGAAAATGAAATGCAAGCCAGCTCTTGGATTTTATCCAAAAATATTTATGAAAACAATATTTTAGGCAAAGCTTCAGTACATTTCTGGAAAGAAAAAATCATTGAATTAGGTGGTGAATATCTAATTTGGTCCAATGCACCAGAGAATCCTATCCTCAATTAA
- a CDS encoding HU family DNA-binding protein, with the protein MFNQQLITNIMNKSELIDAIAADAGITKAAAKLALESFLGNVGGTLKKGGRVSLVGFGSWSVSKRAARDGRNPQTGKTIKIAAKNVVKFKAGAELDGAVN; encoded by the coding sequence ATGTTTAACCAACAATTAATAACTAACATTATGAACAAATCAGAATTAATCGATGCAATTGCAGCTGACGCTGGAATCACAAAAGCGGCTGCAAAATTAGCTTTAGAATCATTTTTAGGAAATGTAGGCGGTACCTTGAAAAAAGGCGGAAGAGTATCTTTGGTAGGATTCGGTTCTTGGTCAGTATCTAAAAGAGCTGCAAGAGACGGAAGAAATCCTCAAACTGGTAAAACTATCAAAATTGCTGCTAAAAATGTAGTTAAATTCAAAGCTGGTGCTGAATTAGACGGAGCAGTAAACTAA
- the fmt gene encoding methionyl-tRNA formyltransferase, translating into MEKLRIVFMGTPEFAVGILDTIIKNNYEVVGVITAVDKPAGRGQKIKYSAVKEYALEHNLKLLQPSNLKEETFLEELKNLQANLQVVVAFRMLPEVVWRMPKLGTFNLHASLLPNYRGAAPINWAIINGERKTGVTTFFIDDKIDTGAMILSKEIEISDNENAGLLHDRLMVLGSEAVTETLDLIAKVNVSTTIQIDNAEIKTAYKLNRDNCKIDWTKSAAEIHNLIRGLSPYPSAWCFFKDNGEEWSVKIYDAKIISESHSFQTGQIITSKKEIKVAVKDGFIQIISLQLPGKKKMQANELLNGVTFSEKAQAE; encoded by the coding sequence ATGGAAAAATTGCGCATTGTTTTCATGGGAACGCCTGAGTTTGCCGTGGGTATTTTAGACACAATTATCAAAAATAATTACGAAGTGGTTGGTGTTATTACGGCGGTAGATAAACCGGCCGGTCGTGGCCAAAAGATAAAATACTCTGCAGTAAAAGAATATGCTTTGGAGCACAACCTGAAATTACTGCAACCTTCCAACCTAAAAGAAGAAACTTTTTTAGAGGAATTAAAAAACCTGCAGGCCAATTTGCAAGTCGTTGTTGCTTTCAGAATGCTACCGGAAGTCGTTTGGCGTATGCCCAAATTAGGCACCTTTAATCTGCATGCCTCTTTGTTGCCTAACTATCGAGGAGCTGCTCCAATCAATTGGGCTATTATTAACGGAGAAAGAAAAACCGGCGTTACAACTTTTTTTATAGATGATAAGATTGATACCGGTGCGATGATATTAAGTAAAGAAATTGAAATCAGCGATAATGAAAATGCAGGACTACTTCATGACCGATTAATGGTTTTGGGAAGCGAGGCTGTTACGGAAACTTTGGACTTAATAGCAAAAGTAAATGTATCAACTACAATTCAAATAGATAATGCTGAAATAAAAACAGCCTACAAACTCAATCGTGACAACTGCAAAATAGATTGGACAAAATCGGCTGCAGAGATTCACAATCTAATTCGTGGCTTATCGCCTTATCCTTCTGCTTGGTGTTTCTTTAAAGACAATGGTGAAGAATGGAGTGTAAAAATATACGATGCCAAGATTATTTCGGAAAGTCATTCGTTTCAAACCGGTCAAATTATTACCTCAAAAAAAGAAATTAAAGTAGCCGTAAAAGATGGTTTTATTCAAATTATAAGTTTACAACTTCCCGGAAAGAAAAAAATGCAGGCAAATGAGTTGCTAAATGGTGTTACCTTTTCCGAAAAAGCGCAAGCAGAATAA
- a CDS encoding RecQ family ATP-dependent DNA helicase — MNTAIEILQKYWKHDAFREPQADIIASVIDGKDTFALMPTGGGKSICFQVPAMMQEGMCFVISPLIALMRDQVQNLQSKGIKAIALTGGIHQDEIIDLLDNCQFGNYKFLYLSPERLQNDWILERIKNLPINLITIDEAHCVSQWGHDFRPAYLKIAQLKEFFPKVPFLALTASATLRVKEDIIAQLKLDNPQIFSKSFYRENIAYMVFETEDKLHLLQQILKKNPQPSIVYVTNRKSCLETVYQLENMGFTATFYHGGLTNKDKANHMQLWMEEKAQVMVATNAFGMGIDKANVKTIIHLHLPQNLENYYQESGRAGRNGEKAFAVMLNNPSDVLHAEAQFISILPDKTFLNLVFSKLCNYFQIAYGEGIDEQFGFNLNQFCTKYNFPILKTYNGLQFLDRQGIITLSQEFSEKISIQFIIPSKEVIRYMSLNPNDEEIMLTILRTYPGIYDMQTAFNPQLIAKKSNNLDTAVLSLLQKLKEKGIIEMIAKNNDATITFNEVREDERTINRVSKHLEAQNKLKMEQLQAVLNYSKDTKSCKQKLLMHYFGEKLKENCGSCSYCIAKNKKPQNPESVTEKIIELLKMQDFNSRDIQKLTKFPKDDVIFALQKLLEDETISIKSNNLYSLK; from the coding sequence TTGAATACAGCGATAGAAATTCTTCAAAAGTATTGGAAACACGATGCTTTCCGCGAGCCGCAAGCTGACATTATTGCTTCGGTGATTGACGGCAAAGACACTTTTGCTTTGATGCCCACGGGCGGCGGAAAATCAATTTGTTTTCAGGTACCGGCTATGATGCAGGAAGGAATGTGTTTTGTCATATCGCCACTGATTGCTTTGATGCGTGATCAAGTACAAAACCTGCAGAGTAAAGGCATAAAAGCTATTGCTTTGACCGGTGGCATCCATCAAGATGAGATTATCGATTTGCTGGACAATTGCCAGTTTGGAAATTACAAATTCCTTTATCTTTCTCCGGAGCGGTTACAAAACGATTGGATTTTGGAACGCATCAAAAACCTTCCGATTAACTTAATTACTATTGACGAAGCGCATTGTGTTTCCCAATGGGGACATGATTTCCGTCCTGCTTATTTAAAGATTGCACAGCTTAAGGAATTCTTTCCAAAAGTTCCTTTTTTAGCTTTGACCGCCTCGGCAACACTACGAGTTAAAGAAGATATTATCGCTCAATTAAAACTCGACAATCCGCAAATTTTCTCGAAATCATTTTACCGCGAAAATATTGCTTACATGGTTTTTGAAACCGAAGACAAGCTGCATCTTTTACAACAAATTCTGAAAAAAAATCCACAACCGTCTATTGTTTATGTAACCAATCGGAAGTCATGTTTAGAAACGGTTTACCAACTGGAGAATATGGGTTTTACCGCAACTTTTTATCATGGCGGTTTGACCAACAAAGACAAAGCCAACCACATGCAACTTTGGATGGAAGAAAAAGCGCAGGTCATGGTTGCCACCAACGCATTTGGAATGGGGATTGACAAAGCGAATGTCAAAACGATTATTCATTTGCATTTGCCACAAAATCTCGAAAATTATTACCAAGAATCCGGGCGAGCCGGGCGCAATGGAGAGAAAGCCTTTGCCGTTATGCTCAACAATCCGTCAGATGTGTTACATGCCGAAGCACAATTCATCAGCATTTTGCCCGATAAGACTTTTTTGAATTTGGTGTTTTCTAAATTGTGCAATTACTTCCAAATAGCCTATGGTGAAGGGATTGATGAGCAATTTGGTTTTAATCTGAATCAGTTTTGCACTAAATATAATTTCCCGATACTCAAGACCTATAATGGTTTACAGTTTTTAGACCGTCAAGGTATCATTACTTTGTCTCAGGAATTCTCCGAAAAAATCAGCATTCAATTTATAATTCCTTCCAAAGAAGTGATTCGATATATGAGTCTGAATCCGAATGACGAAGAAATCATGCTAACGATTTTGCGAACCTATCCCGGAATTTATGACATGCAAACGGCTTTCAATCCGCAGTTGATTGCCAAAAAATCAAATAACCTTGACACCGCAGTGCTTTCTCTTTTGCAAAAACTGAAAGAGAAAGGTATTATTGAAATGATTGCTAAAAACAATGATGCGACAATTACTTTTAATGAAGTCAGGGAAGACGAGCGCACTATCAACAGAGTTTCCAAACACCTGGAAGCTCAAAACAAATTAAAAATGGAGCAATTGCAGGCCGTACTTAATTATAGTAAAGACACCAAATCCTGCAAACAAAAACTCTTAATGCACTACTTCGGAGAAAAGCTGAAAGAAAACTGCGGTAGTTGCTCTTATTGTATTGCCAAAAACAAGAAACCTCAAAACCCGGAGTCGGTTACTGAGAAAATTATTGAATTATTAAAAATGCAAGACTTCAATTCGAGAGATATTCAAAAGTTGACTAAATTTCCGAAAGACGATGTTATCTTTGCGCTGCAAAAGCTATTGGAAGATGAAACCATCAGTATCAAATCAAATAATTTATATTCCTTAAAATAA
- a CDS encoding AAA family ATPase produces MKKELIVITGGPGTGKTTIIDALIEQGYACFPEISRQVTMEAKKQGFEQLFLEKPLLFSELLLEGRKKQHQQATQDQAEIVFLDRGIPDILAYMHYIGDSYPAFFDQASKEHNYSKVFVLPPWEEIYESDEARYENFEQAKLIFDHLKETYQKYGYELIEVPRGTVEERIQYILNQLA; encoded by the coding sequence TTGAAAAAAGAACTCATAGTCATAACTGGTGGTCCCGGTACCGGTAAAACCACTATAATCGATGCACTCATCGAACAGGGCTATGCGTGTTTTCCCGAAATTTCGCGTCAAGTAACCATGGAAGCCAAAAAACAAGGCTTTGAACAACTGTTTTTGGAAAAGCCATTGCTATTCAGTGAATTATTATTGGAAGGCAGAAAAAAACAACACCAACAGGCTACTCAGGACCAAGCCGAAATTGTATTCTTAGACCGTGGCATTCCGGATATTTTAGCCTATATGCATTATATCGGCGATAGTTACCCTGCTTTTTTTGACCAAGCCAGTAAGGAACATAATTACTCCAAAGTATTTGTACTGCCGCCTTGGGAAGAAATCTACGAAAGTGACGAAGCCCGTTACGAAAACTTCGAGCAAGCCAAATTGATTTTTGATCATTTAAAAGAGACTTATCAAAAATACGGTTACGAACTAATTGAAGTGCCAAGAGGTACTGTAGAAGAACGTATTCAGTATATCTTAAACCAACTCGCATAA
- a CDS encoding BNR-repeat neuraminidase N-terminal domain-containing protein, giving the protein MKQFYPKEELGTLWQALNKSCFILILFVLFSNHSNATVGNYSFASSSGTYTALSGGTTLVSGTTWDDEVSTLITIPFSFTYNNVAYTTLGINANGFITMGAVSTAGFYCGLQTSAANSIAGYGTDLIGGTATSSIKYGVTGSSPNRKFIIQWTECRHYGGAAGDSYTFQIILNETSNTVQVVWGTVTAATTMGANACADSATESGNIGLLGNSTQDFNLRSITNGTNTWATSVTGTTISAVGNLSSTNIPASGLTYTWTPPVASPMTFTSCTTTFVNNARGVVRSATNNAVIQVQVVVAGTTTPFSISNLALSTTGSTSPTNDITNAKVFFTGGSSTFSTSTQFGTTTTSPNGAFSVTGSATLIEGTNYFWITYDTKATATLGDILKGCCTQITGSGTMGVRTPTVTCPTGSQTIIDEGTWTKVTATAPHANHGVMLLLSDGSVICHTNSGGTDGNGTLWDKLTPDANGSYINGTWTTTAAMADTRLFFSSQVLKDGRVYVAGGEYGTGLQKAEVYDPVANTWTAAPSPGVNISDANSEILEDGRVMQALVAGTLKGNQIYNPTTNTFSAGPTCIGIHNESAWIKLPDNSILFVDRLSTNSERYIPATNTWVADATVPVSLYDSFGDETGGAILLPDGRAFFLGAQGTSAFYTPSGTSSPGTWAVGPSLPNATGAPDAPMAMMANGKVLCAVSPSPTSSATLFIPPTYFYEFDYLTNAFTQIHAPGGGYSLNIACYQTNFLDLPDGSVMYAQNQSSNSSNYYIYKPTGSSTVAGKPTISAVNQTSCNAYQITGTKFNGISQGANYGDDWQMSTNYPVIRLTNGANVYYCRTFNWNSTGVRRGNLADSAQFTLPAGLPIATYSLVVTANGIASDPISFTPTPYLTSSLTPNASCSNVAFTYTPVIAPATATYTWTRAAVVGISNAAVTTPQISAPNEILINTTTNPINVVYVFTLTSNGCSNTQNVTVIVNPAPNPVITGNAPICINAITLTVGAFSSYSWSTGATTQSISVSSAGLYTVTVTGTNGCSASASVTTALDAKTITASAGTNGSISPNGSTAVSCGANQSYTITPNACYQIATVLIDGVNNPAAVSTGTFTFTNVSVPHTVSATFVYNCSSVVNLKMDIEGYYNTATHAMRSVLLNEGVGVSTTNVDNITVELHNTTTHALVTSTTAMLQTNGNAVANFNSAPNGFFYVAIKHRNAIETWSANPITVGPTPATYNFSDAASKAYGSNMKLLETGVYGFYSGDLNQDGFIEVQDFSPLFNSSDAGAEGYQATDLNGDGFVEILDFPFLFNNSDGGVESVHP; this is encoded by the coding sequence ATGAAGCAATTTTATCCTAAAGAGGAGTTAGGAACTCTCTGGCAAGCCCTAAATAAATCATGTTTTATATTAATACTGTTTGTTTTATTTTCCAATCATTCGAATGCGACAGTAGGCAATTATTCTTTTGCTTCTTCTTCAGGAACTTACACGGCATTGTCCGGAGGAACCACATTAGTGTCAGGAACGACATGGGACGATGAGGTATCTACTTTAATAACAATTCCGTTTAGTTTTACTTACAATAATGTAGCCTACACAACTTTGGGAATTAATGCTAATGGTTTTATTACCATGGGAGCAGTTTCAACAGCCGGTTTTTATTGCGGACTTCAGACAAGTGCGGCCAATTCTATTGCGGGTTATGGGACTGATTTAATTGGAGGCACAGCTACCTCTTCTATTAAGTATGGTGTAACGGGTTCGTCTCCTAACCGAAAGTTTATAATTCAATGGACAGAATGTAGACATTATGGAGGTGCTGCAGGAGATAGTTATACTTTTCAAATTATTTTAAATGAAACTTCGAATACGGTTCAAGTGGTTTGGGGAACGGTTACGGCAGCCACCACTATGGGAGCTAATGCTTGTGCAGATAGCGCAACTGAGTCCGGTAATATTGGTTTGTTGGGTAATTCTACTCAGGATTTTAACCTTCGAAGTATTACAAACGGAACTAATACTTGGGCTACTTCGGTAACAGGAACTACTATTAGTGCTGTTGGCAACTTGTCTTCCACTAATATTCCAGCATCAGGTTTGACTTATACTTGGACACCTCCGGTTGCTTCGCCTATGACTTTTACCTCTTGTACCACTACATTTGTTAATAATGCAAGGGGTGTAGTACGAAGCGCTACCAATAACGCTGTAATTCAGGTTCAGGTAGTAGTTGCAGGAACTACTACACCATTTTCGATAAGCAATCTTGCTCTTTCCACAACAGGGAGTACCAGCCCGACTAATGATATAACCAATGCTAAAGTATTTTTTACAGGAGGTAGTAGCACTTTTTCAACTTCTACCCAGTTCGGAACCACTACAACAAGTCCGAATGGGGCTTTCTCAGTCACAGGTTCAGCAACTCTAATTGAAGGGACAAATTACTTTTGGATTACTTATGATACAAAAGCTACCGCAACACTTGGAGATATTTTAAAAGGATGCTGTACTCAAATAACCGGTTCTGGGACTATGGGCGTTAGAACACCAACTGTTACTTGTCCTACAGGTTCTCAAACTATTATTGACGAAGGAACTTGGACAAAAGTTACTGCAACAGCACCTCATGCCAATCATGGGGTTATGTTATTACTTTCGGACGGTAGTGTTATTTGTCATACTAATTCCGGAGGTACTGATGGTAATGGAACTTTGTGGGACAAACTTACACCAGATGCTAACGGTAGTTATATAAACGGAACTTGGACTACTACTGCCGCTATGGCTGATACCCGTTTGTTTTTTTCTTCTCAGGTTTTAAAAGACGGACGTGTTTATGTTGCAGGAGGAGAATACGGAACTGGTTTGCAAAAGGCAGAAGTTTATGATCCTGTTGCTAATACTTGGACTGCCGCACCATCACCCGGAGTTAATATTAGTGATGCTAATTCTGAAATTTTGGAAGATGGTAGAGTAATGCAAGCCTTAGTTGCCGGCACGCTTAAAGGCAATCAAATATACAATCCGACCACAAATACCTTCAGTGCAGGACCAACATGCATAGGGATACATAATGAATCAGCATGGATTAAATTACCCGACAACAGTATTTTGTTTGTGGATCGTTTGAGTACAAATTCTGAAAGATATATACCTGCAACCAATACTTGGGTGGCTGATGCTACAGTGCCGGTATCTCTTTATGATTCTTTTGGAGATGAAACGGGTGGTGCTATTTTGTTGCCTGATGGTAGAGCTTTCTTCCTTGGTGCTCAGGGAACTTCCGCTTTTTATACACCTTCAGGAACTTCGAGCCCGGGAACTTGGGCCGTCGGACCATCATTGCCTAACGCTACCGGAGCACCGGATGCCCCAATGGCTATGATGGCAAACGGGAAAGTACTTTGTGCTGTTTCGCCATCGCCAACGTCTTCTGCAACATTGTTTATCCCACCAACTTATTTTTATGAGTTTGATTATTTGACCAATGCATTTACACAGATTCATGCTCCGGGTGGTGGATATTCTTTGAATATTGCCTGTTATCAAACCAATTTTCTGGACTTGCCTGATGGTTCTGTGATGTATGCTCAAAATCAGAGTAGCAACTCTTCTAATTACTACATTTATAAGCCAACAGGCAGTTCAACGGTAGCCGGGAAACCGACTATTTCTGCTGTTAATCAAACGTCTTGTAATGCTTATCAAATAACCGGGACAAAATTCAATGGTATTTCACAAGGAGCTAACTATGGTGACGATTGGCAAATGTCAACCAATTACCCGGTCATCAGATTGACTAATGGGGCAAATGTGTATTATTGTCGTACTTTCAATTGGAACTCAACCGGAGTAAGAAGAGGAAATCTTGCCGATAGTGCTCAATTTACATTACCTGCCGGATTACCGATAGCAACATATTCACTTGTAGTTACTGCCAATGGTATAGCTTCCGACCCGATTTCATTTACACCAACACCATATTTAACCAGTTCATTGACACCAAATGCTAGCTGTAGCAATGTTGCTTTCACATATACCCCGGTTATTGCTCCGGCAACAGCAACTTACACTTGGACAAGAGCAGCAGTGGTAGGGATAAGTAACGCTGCTGTTACTACCCCACAAATTTCGGCGCCTAATGAAATACTAATTAATACTACCACGAATCCAATAAACGTTGTCTATGTTTTTACACTCACTTCAAATGGATGCAGTAATACTCAAAACGTAACAGTTATAGTTAATCCCGCCCCCAATCCGGTTATTACAGGAAATGCCCCTATTTGTATAAATGCTATTACGCTTACCGTTGGAGCTTTTTCGAGTTATAGTTGGTCAACAGGAGCTACTACTCAAAGTATATCAGTAAGTTCAGCAGGTTTGTATACTGTTACTGTTACAGGAACTAATGGCTGTTCCGCCAGCGCTTCAGTTACCACGGCTCTTGATGCTAAAACCATTACCGCTTCTGCAGGAACCAATGGAAGTATTTCTCCTAATGGTTCTACTGCTGTAAGCTGTGGTGCCAACCAATCCTATACTATAACACCTAATGCCTGCTATCAAATTGCTACTGTTTTGATAGACGGAGTAAATAATCCAGCGGCTGTAAGTACAGGAACTTTTACCTTTACTAATGTCTCTGTGCCTCATACTGTCAGTGCTACTTTTGTATACAATTGCAGTTCGGTCGTCAATCTTAAAATGGATATAGAAGGTTATTATAATACGGCAACACATGCTATGCGATCAGTATTGTTAAATGAAGGAGTAGGGGTAAGTACAACCAATGTGGATAATATTACTGTTGAATTACATAATACAACTACTCATGCCTTAGTTACTTCAACTACTGCTATGTTACAAACAAACGGTAATGCCGTTGCTAATTTCAATTCGGCACCTAATGGGTTCTTTTATGTTGCGATTAAACACAGGAATGCAATAGAAACTTGGAGTGCCAATCCTATAACGGTTGGTCCGACACCGGCAACTTATAATTTTAGTGATGCTGCTTCAAAAGCCTATGGAAGTAACATGAAATTGTTGGAAACCGGAGTTTATGGTTTTTATTCCGGAGATCTCAATCAAGATGGATTTATTGAAGTTCAGGATTTTTCACCATTATTCAATAGCAGTGATGCCGGAGCTGAAGGATATCAGGCAACTGATTTAAATGGAGACGGATTTGTTGAAATTTTGGATTTCCCTTTTCTGTTTAATAATTCAGACGGTGGTGTTGAATCAGTTCATCCTTAA
- a CDS encoding DUF493 family protein: protein MDKKTTEFYTRLREELNNTSTWPSEYLYKFIVPTDPKKVEEVENAFDNLGAVIQTTQSKTGKYTSLSINVMMESPEQVVEKYIEVSNIEGIISL from the coding sequence ATGGACAAGAAAACGACAGAATTTTATACCCGCTTGCGAGAAGAGTTGAACAATACGTCAACCTGGCCCAGCGAATACTTATATAAATTTATTGTACCCACAGATCCTAAAAAAGTTGAGGAAGTAGAAAATGCTTTTGACAACCTGGGTGCCGTGATACAAACTACACAATCAAAAACCGGAAAATACACCAGTCTTTCTATCAATGTAATGATGGAGAGTCCGGAACAAGTGGTTGAAAAATACATCGAGGTTTCAAATATTGAAGGGATTATATCATTATGA
- a CDS encoding DUF4290 domain-containing protein — protein sequence MAEKYIKENANDVVHHLEYNAERTHLIIPEYGRHLQKLIDQATLIESKEERNKAAKYIIQVMGSLNPHLRDVPDFQHKLWDQIFIMSDFKLDVDSPYPIPTKDVIHLKPERLAYPQKNPKYRFYGNNIKYMIDVANSWEDGEMKNALVKVIANHMKKSYLSWNKDTVTDTVIFEHLFELSAGKLNLLQSSEELLNTNDLMRTNKKISNKNMPPQNAKIKSNKNGKKPFQKNNNNNQK from the coding sequence ATGGCGGAAAAATATATTAAAGAAAATGCCAATGATGTAGTGCATCATTTGGAATACAATGCCGAAAGAACCCATTTGATTATACCGGAGTATGGTCGCCATTTACAAAAATTGATTGACCAAGCTACTTTAATCGAGAGTAAGGAAGAGCGCAACAAAGCCGCCAAATACATCATTCAGGTCATGGGAAGTTTAAACCCGCATTTGCGTGATGTGCCCGATTTTCAGCACAAACTATGGGATCAGATTTTTATCATGTCCGATTTCAAATTGGATGTCGATTCTCCTTATCCGATTCCAACCAAAGATGTAATTCATCTGAAACCGGAACGTTTGGCTTACCCTCAAAAAAATCCGAAATACCGCTTTTATGGTAACAATATCAAATACATGATTGATGTGGCCAACAGTTGGGAAGACGGCGAAATGAAAAATGCTTTGGTAAAAGTCATTGCCAACCATATGAAAAAATCCTATTTGAGTTGGAACAAAGACACGGTAACCGATACCGTGATTTTTGAGCATTTGTTTGAATTGTCAGCAGGCAAACTAAACCTGTTGCAAAGCTCGGAAGAATTGTTGAACACCAACGATTTGATGCGGACCAATAAAAAAATATCCAACAAAAATATGCCGCCACAAAATGCTAAAATAAAAAGCAATAAGAACGGTAAAAAACCTTTTCAGAAAAACAATAATAACAATCAGAAATAG